One Candidatus Limnocylindria bacterium genomic window, GTATCTGCCGCTCATCCCGGACCTCGCGACGACGCGCGACACGATGCGGCCGGGCCTGTTGCGCCGGATCTACGGCATCCTCGCGCTCGGGTGGCGCGGCGCCGTGGGTCAGGAGCGCTCGCTGCAGCGCGGCATCGCGGTCATGGCCGTCCTCATCATCCCGCTCGCGATCTCGGTGCACTCGGTGCTCGCATGGCTCTTCGCGGTGACCGCGCGCGGCGGCTGGCACAGCACGATCTTCGCTCCGCTCTTCGTCCTCGCCGCGATGCTCTCGGGTGTCGCCGCGGTGATCATCGTGGTCGCCGTCTTCCGCAAGGTGTATGGCCTGCAGGAGTTCATCACCGCGAAGCACTTCCGCTACCTCTCATACCTGCTCATCGCACTGGGCATGGGGTATCTGTACTTCATGGTCAGCGAGTACCTCACGGAGGGATACCTCCTCGACGCCGCGACGACGCCGGTGCTCGAGGCGATCTTCGTCGGGACCTACGCACCAGCCTTCTGGGGTTTCACCTTCCTGGGTCTCATCTTCCCGCTCCTGCTCGCGGCGGTCCCCGGACGGTGGGCGATCGGGCGCGTGTGCGCGGCGTCGGGACTCGTGATCGCCGGCATGTGGCTGAAGCGCTTCCTCATCGTGGTCCCCGGCATGGCCGAGCCGGTCATGCCCTGGGACTGGGGCCGGTACGCACCGACATGGGTCGAGGTGACGATCACCATCGGGACCGCGGCGGCGATCCCGCTGATCCTGATCCTCTTCTTCCGCTTCTTCCCGGTCATGTCCGTCCACGAGATGGAGGAGGTCGAAGGCGCATCCGAGCCGCGCGCCGCGGCGCTGGTGCCCAGCTTCGCCTCGGGAGGCGACGAATGAGGCGCATCGTGATCGCGTTCGCGGCCGTGAGTATCGCGGCATTCGCACTGCTCGGACCCGGACGCTCGCTCCTTCCCGCCGGGACGCGGCCCGTGAGCGCGCTGGCCGCGCCGGCGCCCGACGCTGCCGCGCCGGCGCATGCCGGACACGACACGGCGAGCGCACGCGCCGTGCGAGCGGCGATCGCGCCGCCGCCGGACGGCGCCCGTGTCGAAGTCAAGACGCGCGCAGCCGCCAAGGCGGAGCTCGGATACGTCATCGAGACACGCGTCGTGAGCCCCGACGGCAAACCGGTCAACGATGCGATCGTCCGGTTCTACGACCTCGTCGACTTCTTCGGCCCGCGCGAGGAGCTCATCGGGACCGCGCGCACCGACGGCCAGGGGAACGCCTCGCTCAGTTATCTGCCGGCGTCGACCGGGTCACACGACATCGCCGTCCGCTTCGCCGGGCAGGGATCCCTGGTGCCGTCGGTGGGCACCGCGACGTTCGAGGCGACGCTGGCGGCGCCACCCTATCGCAGCGACGAGCCCGCTCTGCTCGGCTTCACGCGCCTCGTCCCCTACGCCGCCGGCGCGATCGTGCTGTCGGTCTGGGGCCTCATCGCGTTCGCACTATTCGGCACCGCGCGCGGCATCGCCGTACGCGCGGTCAAGACAACCGCAAAGGAGGACACCGCATGACGTTCCGATCCCGCGCGCTCGCATCCACCGCGGCCATGACCTTCCTCGCCGGCGTACTTGCCTCGTGCGGAGCTGGCACTGGCGAAACGGGGACGTCCGCTACGACGGCACCGACGACCGCGCCGACCGTCGCGGCCACCACCAAGCCCCAGGTCGCCACGTTCCTCATCCTGCAAGGCGACACGGTCCGTAGCCCCGAAGGGCTCACCGATGAGGAAAAGACGTTCCTCTCCTGCACGCAGCAGAGTCGGTTCCCTCAGGGTTCGCGCATCGTGTGGCGCTACCGGGCGCTCGACCCGCTCTCGAACAAGGCCCTTGACGACAAGGCCATCAAGTCGTTCGACCTGA contains:
- the nrfD gene encoding NrfD/PsrC family molybdoenzyme membrane anchor subunit; the encoded protein is MDTRTHERYVARAMWSIGRGDAKFWISVVVLSALVAAGFYAYIYQVQRGLWVTGLNQKVSWGFYIINCVFFIGISYGGAMTSAILRLTNAKWRAPLTRIAEATAVAALLVGAIYPIIDLGRPDRFLYTIQYAQVGSPIIWDLVAISTYMMASLVFLYLPLIPDLATTRDTMRPGLLRRIYGILALGWRGAVGQERSLQRGIAVMAVLIIPLAISVHSVLAWLFAVTARGGWHSTIFAPLFVLAAMLSGVAAVIIVVAVFRKVYGLQEFITAKHFRYLSYLLIALGMGYLYFMVSEYLTEGYLLDAATTPVLEAIFVGTYAPAFWGFTFLGLIFPLLLAAVPGRWAIGRVCAASGLVIAGMWLKRFLIVVPGMAEPVMPWDWGRYAPTWVEVTITIGTAAAIPLILILFFRFFPVMSVHEMEEVEGASEPRAAALVPSFASGGDE